In one window of Erythrolamprus reginae isolate rEryReg1 chromosome 1, rEryReg1.hap1, whole genome shotgun sequence DNA:
- the LOC139157876 gene encoding CD59 glycoprotein-like isoform X1, protein MLCSRLPFAWSNRKNKMKSLLVTAVITTFVLVLFLHSGNALVCYHCPVTNCDNQVTCTGEQDTCLTIYHGIRNESRCWKYSDCNVDTISEHFGIRRFRYMCCQSNLCNNGPNVVTKNNDTNVVTSKILVLNGSFFLTVVDTLKSLIWN, encoded by the exons ATGTTGTGTAGCCGTCTCCCGTTTGCCTG GTCGAATAGAAAAAACAAGATGAAATCCCTTTTGGTGACTGCAGTCATTACCACCTTTGTTCTGGTTTTGTTCCTCCATTCGG GAAATGCCTTAGTGTGCTACCATTGTCCAGTTACTAACTGTGACAATCAGGTAACCTGCACAGGTGAACAAGATACTTGCTTAACAATATATCATG gtaTACGAAATGAATCCAGGTGCTGGAAGTATTCTGACTGCAATGTGGACACTATTTCAGAGCATTTTGGAATAAGAAGATTCAGATATATGTGCTGCCAAAGTAATTTGTGCAACAATGGTCCAAATGTAGTAACTAAAAACAATGATACAAATGTAGTAACTAGCAAAATACTGGTTCTCAATGGTTCTTTCTTCCTGACTGTTGTTGATACGTTAAAGTCTTTAATCTGGAACTGA
- the LOC139157876 gene encoding CD59 glycoprotein-like isoform X2, giving the protein MKSLLVTAVITTFVLVLFLHSGNALVCYHCPVTNCDNQVTCTGEQDTCLTIYHGIRNESRCWKYSDCNVDTISEHFGIRRFRYMCCQSNLCNNGPNVVTKNNDTNVVTSKILVLNGSFFLTVVDTLKSLIWN; this is encoded by the exons ATGAAATCCCTTTTGGTGACTGCAGTCATTACCACCTTTGTTCTGGTTTTGTTCCTCCATTCGG GAAATGCCTTAGTGTGCTACCATTGTCCAGTTACTAACTGTGACAATCAGGTAACCTGCACAGGTGAACAAGATACTTGCTTAACAATATATCATG gtaTACGAAATGAATCCAGGTGCTGGAAGTATTCTGACTGCAATGTGGACACTATTTCAGAGCATTTTGGAATAAGAAGATTCAGATATATGTGCTGCCAAAGTAATTTGTGCAACAATGGTCCAAATGTAGTAACTAAAAACAATGATACAAATGTAGTAACTAGCAAAATACTGGTTCTCAATGGTTCTTTCTTCCTGACTGTTGTTGATACGTTAAAGTCTTTAATCTGGAACTGA